The window ACATTATTAGGCCTCCACAGGGGTGAGGACCAGGAGCAGGTGTGAGCTGGAAATATGGGCTCAGGAGGAAAGTGCAGGAGAGTGTGAAAGGCACAGAGAGAGTAGGGGGACCATCTCCCAGGGCTCAGGCCCCCAAGATGCCCCTTTCTGTCCTAGCAAGGCCATATTTTTCCTGTATGCTACCCATTCATGGTAGGaagagggttttattttttatttgtgttttataaacaaaggtttaaaaagttttattgtcCCCCCACCAAATGCAACTCATGCAGTGTGCCTCCTGCCAACAATGTATCAAggccaaatttttaaaagaaaaatcacactGGTTTCAAAGGTTTTTGATGGTTGAGGTATGGTAGCTAATATTCAATTTTCAGAATGTTCAATTAGTAAATTATGagtcattttctttattaaatatgtgcttggatttttaaaaaggttgCATAGCATTCTAACACTTTAATAATTTGCATACTTTTGAATCTTAAACCAGAGATTCTTCAGAAATTCAGTGAAGAAATTAACAATAATTTACTAAAGCATCAAGAGTGAAAATTGAGAATAAACATCACCAAGTATACCTAACATCTGTTCCATTGCATTAGCACTTGTGCAGCTGCTATTTTAGATTTCATAATAATCCATTCACCATTCAATTACCAGCAGGTGCACTGCTGGATGCAGGAGAAGAATAATAAGGAATAGAGGCAccatttcctatttttattctctctagtttgaccaaatgttctagtttgctaatgctgctggaatgcaaaacaccagagatggattggtttttacaaaagggggtttatttggtcacacagttacagtcttaaggccataaagtgtccaaggtaacacatcagcaatcaggtaccttcactggaggatggccaatggtgtctggaaaacctctgttagctgggaaggcacgtggctggcgtctgctccaaagttctggtttcaaaatggccttctccaggacgttcctctctaggctgcagttcctcaaaaatgtcactcttagttgcactgggatatttgtcctctctcagcttctccagagcaagagtctgctttcaacagccatctttaaactgtctctcatctgcagctcctgtgctttcctcaaagtgtccctcttgtctgcagctcctcttcaaaacatcactcacagctgcactgagttccttctctttgagtcagctcatttatatggctccactgatcaaggcccaccctgaatgggtggggccatgccttcatgggagtatcccaccagagtcaccacccacagctgggtggggcacattccaagcaaatctaatcagcaccaaaacgtctgccccacaagactacatcaaagaacatgactttttctgggggacataatacattcaaaccggcacaccaaatAAAACTCATTACAGATCTTCTCATTTTGCTTTGTATATTcttctcatttgaagtataagtaGTATCTTATCTCATCAATAGCAATGACATGTATCATAAAAATGGCTTTGTATtttgtgctttgccatgtggctcTGTTAAATTTTAAGGTTAAGCTTTTCTTGataggtgttctggtttgataatgctgccattctgcaaaacactagaaatgaattggcttttataaagggggtttatttggttacatagttacagtcttaaggccataaagtgtccaaggtaatgcgtcgacaggctattggcatccagaaaacctctgttagctgggaaggcacgtggctggcatctgcttgttcccaggttgcatttaaaaatggcattctctaaaatgtctgcatcagcttccaatggccatcttcaaaatgtttctctaagctgtagctctgaggttcttctgtttgtgagcccctttataagactccagtgaattaatggaggcccacactgaatgggtgggtccacacctccatggagacatTCAGTCAGAGGTAaaaccctaaccaaaggtgtcactcacagttgggtgggtaacatctccatggaaacaaacctaatccaaatatccaaggagactggattaaaacatcatggctttttctgggggacataatatatccaaactggcacaataagcTTTCTTAAATAATTGCAATAGATTTTTACCAGGCTGGGagtgttacggtgcccgcgagttaaagtacgagacagccaaacagaatttaaagagccttttattagccagctagcaggcggctgTTGTCTCtcactccacgcagggagttcagcaagcagcgcccacctgtgtgcgctggtgccttatataggcagaaactgtatcctagaaacgcaagcaagcaagctattctaacagaagcagagttggcagtttagctcttgatcacagaaaacaatttcacaaaaagtttcacttggagctggagcagctattgattataaaagggttacaaaaagtttcacttcgacctggagcagttattattaaaagagttacgcttggctgatgcgtgcaaccgcagctttgcctcccctagacagtaaagttttgcttcctttaactggtacaggcccagcctcactcccccctccccatggcctaatgccatttacacaacactgttgcttttcaGATGTAAGGGAAGGGGAccccacttcattccccactggtttttagggagaatcaaatcattgtttcttctgaggATATAGAGGCACAAGAATTAGCATAAGGAGAAGTAGATAGGGGGAATTGAGGGGACTGGAAACAagtttttttgtctttgaaagtTACCTAAAGTCTTGATACATACAGGTGCAATTTTTAGTAGGAGCTTTTggtcttttattttctgtgaccCTTAACAGACGGTTTACATTTTTTTATGGGGCTATAGTTTTACAGCCCTAATTGtaacagaaataattattttttttcccacatgcTGCTGAGGTACTTTCTTGTGGACAGATATAGTGCTGATTATCTTATAGTCCCTGTTCCAAGTTTAGGTTTTTACAGCTAAAGCCTTGCAATTTTGCACGTCCCCCACCTAGGTACGTATTGACCGCTTTCGGTAAGTTCTAGCTTATTCCAAAGAGTCAACCGTAGGGGTTCCTGTTCTCGCAGTGTTAGGTTTCAGGTGGTGGGCGCAGATGGTGCAGTGGTTGTTTCTGGAGTTATACTGCAAGGCCTGTAAGGACTTGAGAAGTTTAGAGTTAGTTAAAAGGGCGAGCTGTTCCTCCCCTATTTGGGGGAGAACTGGGGGTGGCCTGCTGAACATGGCTTTATATGGggtaataccttttacataaggagTGCATTTAGCTTTGAACAAGGCAAACGGAAGGAGGCTCACCCAGTTTCCGCCAGTCTCTATTTTTAGTTTGGTGAGGGTGTCTTTAAGCATCCGATTCATTCTTTCTACCTGCTCTGAGCTTTGCGGTTTGTAAATGCAATGTAACTTTCATTCAATTTCTAATGCTCTTGCCAAATTTTGAGTAATTTGGGCTATAAAAGCCGGACTATTGTCAGACCCCATGGCTATCGGTAGGCTAAACCGAGGGATAATTTCGGCTAATACTTTTTTAGCTACTACCTGAGCTGACTTTGACCGAGTTGGGTAGGTTTTAACCCATTctgagaaggtgtccaccagCACAAGTAAGTGCTTGTATTCCCCTGGTCCAGGAGGCAGTTCCGTGAAGTTTATTTCCCATTGCTCTCCTGGGAGTTGACTTCTTAGGCGGTGACCGGGGGCAGcaggggtacttacatgacttAAGTTGACTTGAGTGCAGACGTGACATTTTTTGCTTACCTTCTTTGGtacctgaaaaagcttaggtatgtaaaagTCAGTTTTTAGCAGTTTAGCTAATTTTTCCTTTCCAAGTGTGTACTTTGATGCATTTGGAAAATTAAGTCTTTTTCCAGTGCTTTTGGTAGGAGGATTCTGGAGTAGCTGAATATTAGGGTAGTTTTTAGTACCCGGGGTGGTAGGAGGGGCAAAACTTGAAGaggccccactggttttagggctGCTTTTTGGCCGTCTGGTTGGCAAAAGCATTTTTCTTGGCTTCGGGCATTTTTTTAGAGGTTAGGAGATCACGTTCTTGGTAGATGGTTTCATGCACATGTGCGGTGGCAAACGCATACCGGCTGCCTGTGTAGACAGTTAGGCCAGCCTGCCGCAACCGGATTGAGGCGCTTTGAAAGATAGGCTACGACCCGACCCATCTTCATGGCCCCAAGCACTGTGTTAACACTCCTTTTGCTGCCCTTTGTGCCTTGGCTACATGCAGCTAGAACGGCTTTTTGGGAGTGCTAAGGCTGGGGCCTGAGTGCATGGCCTTTTTTAGAGTCTGAAAGGCTCCCTCCTCCTTACAGAACACACATTGGTTTTGGCCTAGAGGGGGCCCTCTTCGTCCTTCTTTTTTCACTGGACAGTCTATTACCTCCTCCCgacttttctttgaatttctggtttctttcttggTTTTTATTCCACGCCTGGTTTACACTTATGGCAAGTAGGACCTTTGCCATTTTTGTTTAAGTTTTTGGaacttttcttattattgaaGACTTGTTGAGCAACCCCCCACCAACTCGCTTAGTACTTTTCCTTCAAAGCCTtctaatttttgtaactttttccttatttttgggGCTGACTGGGTGACAAAAGCAATATTAATTGCTCACCTGTTTTCTGGTGCCTTCGGATCTACAGGGGTATATAACCGGTAAGCTTCCTGGAGGCGCTCTAGAAAAGCGGCAGGGGACTCTGGTCCTCTGAATTACCTTAGTTACTTTGGACATATTTGTAGGCCTCCACGCTGCTGCACggagagcccccattagagtctggtGGTACCGTTTGAGAGCCTCCTTACCTTGATTAGTGTTAGGGTCCCACCGGGGTCgggtgaaaagaaaaacagtttcaAGGCAGTCTGCTTCTGTGGTAGGTAGATTGTCTGGCCCCACGACTAGTTTCCATCCCTGGGCACggattctcttcctcttctgacgTGAAAAGGCTTTGCAGAAGTTGTTGACAGTTGTCCCatgtgggctgatgggtaaagaaaatggaCTCTAACAAAAAGATTAGTCCTTGGGGGTTTTGACCCTCttgtattcccagcacctaaaacagtaggtgctcaataaatatataaagtatattgTCTGGGTTTTTGTTCAGAATAAATACCAAAAGTTTTAGCTGGAGCAGGGTTGGATGGAGAGACCAGAAACTAAATTCTGGGTCCCTCCTTGAGGAGGGGGTTAGCAGCAGGGACCCCTGCCCAGCCCGGTGAGGTAGAGCAGCCGGGCCCCAGCATTAGGGGCCTGAACGAATAAAGGACTGAGTCTCTCCCCGAGGGGCATGGCGCCTCAGGCCTGGCTTCAGGTGGGCCGCGGCGCCGGGAgtttggaggggggggggggcacatgtaaaatacagtaaGAACACTGGGTCAGAGTTTTATTTAATGAACCTCTGTGATAATCCTTCACTGGAAGGAGAGTACTCCTTTCACACAAAGTCAAGGGATGAGGATCTGATTCAAATAGAATTTTGTTGGATTACTTATTCCaacatatttgaatttgaatgcagCTTGCTAGGTTCACCATTAGTAATATTGCACAATTACTTTATGTCATTTAAGAACCATGGAAGAGCAATTTTATGGATTTCTAAACATGACATAAAAACATGACTGCATACTTACTATTTATTGCACATTTCACTTCCTTGATAGAGTAAAAAAATTCCAAGTTGATGGATTTTATAAAGTAGATGGCAActtaacattttactgtattttacattcACTTTGCTAAACAAAAGCCTTTAAACAGGCCACAAAACACTGCAACAACACATTTACTTCCTAATAAAACAAAcctttttaataacattgaagtaaaatggtttcatttttgCATTAAATGATATACCATGAACTTCTGGAAtataaaaccactttaaaaatgagtattaaaagatatttacaaactTCGGAGTGGGAACAAGGGGTCCTCCTGAACTTAGGGTAGGGGGGGAACCTGAACTATTTCCGGAAAGGGCCCCGTGCTAGGGGCAGAGGGTTCTATGGAATAAGGTGGGGGCCATGATAAGGGGGGACTATCTTGTGGGGGGTCGAGGACTGGGGGCCTATTGGGTGGCCCTTTAGAATGAGCACATCTTGCTTTTTGGATGGTTTAGGTGTTGAACAATTTTAGTCCCAGGGAGCCAAGTGGCAGCCTGCGCCTCCCTGCCCTCAGGTGGCCTGCCTCGCCCCCTGCCCAGGGAAGTGGCCTCTGGCCCCCAGCAGGGTTCCCGTGAGGACATGCAGTACTTGTACCATTATGGTGCCTCAGACATAGACAGGTGGGCTCCAGCGGGACAGCTGTCACCTGGCGGGTCAGCTCCAGCACAGCTCAGTCACAGGGACGAGCGTGAGGCTtacctcccactcccacctcctggCTGAATGCAGAGAAGCCACTTGTCTTCActaacctccccccaccccaacctcggCCTTTCCATGTGGCTGTTTCTGATGCCCAAATATGCTGTTCAGTGGGGCTCTGGCCGACACTCCCCAATAGTGACTCAGGATTCTCTGAGGTCAGAGGCTGCAAGACGAAAAGCAAGTGGTGTCACTAAGAAAAGATGAGCCACTCTTTAAGCACCAAGCCAGCAGTCAACACCACCTCCCAGGGGGCTGGCATGTCTCCAGGATCTGGGAACACACTGGCTCCTGGACACCCCTGGATGTACAAGCAGACAGATGTCCTGTGACCCATGATGGAAcagaaataccaaaaacaaaggaTGTTGGGGACCACTCCCTGGCACGCATACTTAGGGACCCGTCTCTGCTCTCTCCAGTCAGTGTCCAGCTGGAGACTGCTGATCATCGACAAATAATTCACTGATGGCCTGTTTCACAGGGGAAAGCTTGTGCCCTGGCCAGAGGCAGGTCCTGGCACCTGCTCACCACTTCAGTGCTTGTTTCCCAGAGCTCAAATCATGGGGATAGGCTTGCCCACCTGGCCCGGCAGCAGGAAGGCAACACCCGAGTCTGTAGCCACGCGCCGCTGCCTGCAGACAAAGGGCCtgttcacccccaccccagccctcctggagCCTGTGGACAGCAATATGCAGAAAACTGATTAAGCCATTTGGGGCGGTCAGTGAGGATGCCgatccaggtttcaatatagGGAATCTGATCCAGGTGTCTTGCACTCCCGTAAATGACTCTTCGAACCTGAAAGGTAATTAGCAAATTTAGAGTgccctcgggggggggggggggggggggggggggggcaattagAATCTGGAAaggttggccatttgaatttgtAAAGGGTCCGGAGAGTTCCTGGGTTAACAGTGGCTCCCAACCCTGCAGCTTGTTGCTGGATGTCctggaaattttttaagaaacactgcaaCGGAGAGCAAGCAAAAGCAGACAGACACTGACCCACTGCGGGATTGAcagttgacaaaacagaaacagaacagaacaaagacactaacaacaaaacacaaaacagagactaacCAAAACCTGAACCTGATGCCACCGGCCACCGTCGTGGTCCGAGGCCGGGTCTCGGAGTTATGGCTGcgtccagccctcctaaagaccctaaaggggtaccccaccagaccagattagagatctcttaccatTGTGGGCCCACGTCCAGACGGCTCCAGAGGCGGATTTTTGAATTTCGAGGCTTGACCACTCGGTTCTCCGCCGGGGCTGAGGAAGGTCTCTCAGCGCGCGCCCCCTGGGGGAGGGCCGGTAGTCAGACCTTTGTCTCGACCTATGACCCTCAGCAAATGCTGAGATAtctcgctggggcctccaaatgttacggtgcccgcgagttaaagtacgagacagccaaacagaatttaaagagtcttttattagccagctagcaggcggctgTTGTCTCtcactccacgcagggagttcagcaagcagcgcccacctgtgtgcgctggtgccttatataggcagaaactgtatcctagaaacgcaagcaagcaagctgttctaacagaagcagagttggcagtttagctcttgatcacagaaaacaatttcacaaaaagtttcacttggagctggagcagttattattaaaagagttacgcttggctgatgtgtgcaaccgcagctttgcctcccctagacagtaaagttttgcttcctttaactggtacaggcccagcctcactcccccctcctcatggcctaatgccatttacacaacactgttgcttttcaGATGTAAGGGAAGGGGACCCCACTTCAGGAGGAAAGGGTTGCAAGAGTGGTGAGATGGTGTCATGGCCAGCAGAGTTTCTGGCTGAGTACACGGCATGGCATCAGTGACCCACTCAGAGCTCACCTGAGAGATGGCGGTAAACAGGAGAAGTGGGAGGTGAGGAAAGGAAACCAGTGTCAACACACTTGTTTGGGCAATTGGATGAAACATAAGAGAGTGGACAAGGACGTGGCCATGAGAGGGTAGCGGGGTCAGGGGAGTTTATCATAGAGGGAATACCAATGACACCCTGTGTGCAGACTGAAGGGAGCGCCCAGTGGGTGGAAAGACAGGGAGAGAGTTATTCTGCAATGATTAACTTAAGGAGGGCATTCTGTCTTCCAATCACACTCCATCTTGCTCAATGGCTCAGTGATAAGATTTGGTGAAGAAATTAAGGTAGAGGGCACAGCTTGTGTGGACAGTCAGCCGTGTTGGGATCCTGTGGAGATGACGATGGgcttccagttttcccagtggGTGCTCCTGGGGCCGCTGCTTTTCCTGGGCATTGGGCCCGGGGCTGAAGGTGGGAAGGTGCTGGTGGTGCCCGTAGAAGGCAGCCACTGGCTCAGCATGCGGAAGGTCGTGCAGGAGCTCAGCGCCAGAGGCCACCAGGCTGTCGTCCTTGCTCCAGAAGTGAGCATGCACATGAAAGAAGCTGACTTTTTCACCCTGAGAACCTATGCCACTGCCTACACCCAAGAAGAATATGATCAGCTCTTTGTGGACCAGAAGGAAATGGTTTTTGAACAGACACACTTTCTGAAGATGTTTCTTGGAAGTATAGCAATATTGAAAAAAGTGTCTGTGCTCTTTGAAAAGTCTTGTGCAGAGCTACTGCATAACAAGGAGCTGATCAGGTCCCTGAATGCCAGCTCATTTGATGTGGTTCTAACGGACCCCATTTACCCCTGTGGGTCCTTGCTGGCTGAGTACCTGTCTGTTCCTGCTGTGTATTTTTTACGTTACCTTCCATGTGACTGGGATTTTGAGGGCACACAGTGTCCAAACCCTTCCTCATATATTCCTAGGTTATTAACAAAAAATTCAGACCACATGACTTTCCTGCAGCGGGTCAAGAACATGCTCTACCCTCTGACCCTGAAATACATTTGCGATATTACTTTGTCTCCCTACGCAAGCCTTGCCTCTGAGATCCTGCAGAGAGAGATGTCCCTGGTGGATGTTCTCAGCTACGCGTCCGTGTGGCTGTTCCGAGGAGACTTTGTGATGGACTATCCCAGGCCCATCATGCCCAACATGGTCTTCATTGGGGGCATAAACTGTGCCCACAGGAAGCCTCTGTCTCAGGTCTGTATGGGTGCCATCACCCAATCAGGGTTCTACGGGGAGCttggtttttaaaaactttctttcaaGTGCTTACTTATCTCTCAATCTTTCTAAAGATTCCTACTTCTCATTCTCCCTCTAACAAATGTTAGGGAGATAAATATTGAGGTGGTTAAGTTGGAATGGTCACTGAGAGGAAGGCAACGCAGGGATGAGGGTCCCTAATATGTCACAGAAGCAACAGTATGGCTCAACAAAGAGCCTCCGTTGGTTGTGCGATTATTTCTACAGTGTAGGAGCAGAAAAGCTGATCCACCTGGGGTACTGATCTATCTGCGGGTTTCTGCTTGCCAGTTGTTcagtagaaggaaaaaataactagCAAATTGCATTTGTTGCCAGGAAAGTTTTCAGAGGTCCTGTCTTAGAAGGGATGGAGATGTGATTACAAGGGCACCTAACCAGTCAAAGGAAGTAGAAGTTTCAAGAGGTTGAATAAGTTGAGTGGAAGTGAGACAATGCCAGAGAGGGAAGATTGGGGTTCATGAtcagagaaagaagccagtccAACTTTTCTGAGCCTTTCTGACAGGATGCTCCCTGACCTGGAGTTTGTCCTTGGAGTAGAATGTGGGGATGTTCTGAATTTGGGAAGGCATCATGAAAGTTGCATGTCAAATGGGTCTTCTACTTGGGACACTGAAATCATCAAAGAATGGTGGTAGGGGTCAGCAGATCACACCACGGGCCTAAGAACCCAGTGGAGGTGGGGTCAGCGATGAAGAGAAA of the Choloepus didactylus isolate mChoDid1 chromosome 9, mChoDid1.pri, whole genome shotgun sequence genome contains:
- the LOC119544040 gene encoding UDP-glucuronosyltransferase 1A3-like isoform X1 is translated as MTMGFQFSQWVLLGPLLFLGIGPGAEGGKVLVVPVEGSHWLSMRKVVQELSARGHQAVVLAPEVSMHMKEADFFTLRTYATAYTQEEYDQLFVDQKEMVFEQTHFLKMFLGSIAILKKVSVLFEKSCAELLHNKELIRSLNASSFDVVLTDPIYPCGSLLAEYLSVPAVYFLRYLPCDWDFEGTQCPNPSSYIPRLLTKNSDHMTFLQRVKNMLYPLTLKYICDITLSPYASLASEILQREMSLVDVLSYASVWLFRGDFVMDYPRPIMPNMVFIGGINCAHRKPLSQEFEAYVNASGEHGIVVFSLGSMVSDIPEKKAMDIADALGRIPQTVIWRYTGTPPSNLRENTKLVKWMPQNDLLGHPKTRAFITHAGSHGIYEAICNGVPMVMMPLFGDQMDNAKRMETRGAGVTLDVLDMTSEDLANALKAVINDKSYKENIMHLSSIHKDRPMEPLDLAVFWVEFVMRHKGAPHLRPAAHDLNWYQYHSLDVIGFLLAIVLTSLFIAFKCFLFGFRKCFGKKGRVKKTPKSKAH